One Dehalococcoidia bacterium genomic window, ATATCGAGCAAACCCCGCAGCAGAGGTGGGCGAGTTTCGAATTCAGGGGTGTCGCCGGACGGCGTTTTTTGACAGTCAAAGTCAATTTGACATCGGAAGACAAAGACCCGACCGAAACGGTTCTCAAGATAATCGAATCTTCGCGTGACGAAATTTGCGGCAATATCGTGAGACTTGAAATAACACTGCCGCAGGAATTCGAGGGAAGGCTCGACGAAAACAGAATACGCCATGCTGCCGCTGAAGGCTACTATTTTTCGATATTGAAAAACGTCAGGCGGCAGACCCGTCCCCGATTGGGGGATACAGCGGTCGAAACAATATCACCGGTCGAGGCTCTTCGAACCTTCATCGACCTCAAGCGCGATGAATATCCCGGGGAAACAATCAAGAAACTCGCAGAATTCGGCGCTGAGATTATCAAAACAAACAGAGACAGTTGAAACAGTTCGGTCTATAATAGATAAACGCTATAACAGGAGTCTGTTTTGCACACGCCCAATCGTTCCCCGCTATTTGAGAACCGCTATGACGCCGGAGTAAAACTGGCAGCCAAACTGGCCGAGTATAAAACCCAGCAGGTAATCGTGCTGGCCATTCCCAATGGCGGCGTGCCTGTCGCTATCCCCGTGGCTTTAGCGCTGAATGCCGACCTCGACATCGTCGTGGCGCGCAAGCTGCCCATACCGCTACTGCCCGAGGGCGGTTTCGGGGCCGTAGCTGATGACGGCACCACCATCTTTAACCAGGATGTGCTGAAGGCCATCAATCTTGACGAGCACCAGATAAATTACCAGGTGAACAAGGTGCGTAGCGACATACGCCAGCGCAGTTTAATCTACCGCAACAACCGTACACTTTCCGTCGTTAAAGGCAAAACGGCCATCATTGTTGATGACGGGCTGGCCTCGGGCTACACTATGCTGGCCGCGGTAGAATCGGTCAAGAGGCGCCAGCCGGCGCGCATCATCATCGCCGTCCCGGCGGCATCGGAGGCCGCTGTAGCGCAGGTGGCAAAGGCGGCCAACAGGGTGTTCACCGTGGAAACGTCGCATGCGCAGAAATTTTATATCGCGGATTACTACCGCTACTGGAATTCGCTTAGCGATGAAGAAGGTGTGCGCTGCTTCAGAGACTGGCAGGCCAGACGTAACCAGAACGGGACCAAACCGCCGCCGCCCCCACCTACGCCATCTGCAAAGTACAAAAGAGGCACATTTTGAACACGGTGGTTAACGAAACGCTGCTTATCGCCACCACCTCCTGGCTCGTGGCCCAGTTGCTCAAGGTGGTCGGCGGACTCATCCGAGAAAAACGCCTCGATATGAGCTTTTTTATCCGTAGCGGCGGCATGCCTAGCTCCCACACAGCGCTGGTGACATCGCTGGCTACGTCAGTGGGTATTCTGCTTGGTTTCAATTCGGTTGAGTTTGCTATTTCGACGGTGTTCGCATCCATCGTGATGTACGACGCCGCGGGCGTCAGGCGCTCCGTCGGCCAGCAGTCGATTATCCTGAACAGGATACTACGCGAACTGCGCGAGCGCCGTCCCAAGGATATGGAGCATGACGTGCGCGAACTTATCGGACATACACCTTTTCAGGTGTTCAGCGGGGCTATACTGGGCATCGGCATCGCAGTGGTCTGGCTGTGGTGGAGCGGGAAATTATAGGTTTGAAAGTCTATTTCCTTACGCGATACGAAAGCAAAGGACACGAATAAACTTCCCCGACCGTAAGGTCGGGGTATTAACCTATCTCAAACTTCGTTTGCCCTGCATCTTTTTTACGCTGATTTTCAATGTATGCTTGGATAACACCCTCGTCTACACCAACCG contains:
- a CDS encoding divergent PAP2 family protein, encoding MLNTVVNETLLIATTSWLVAQLLKVVGGLIREKRLDMSFFIRSGGMPSSHTALVTSLATSVGILLGFNSVEFAISTVFASIVMYDAAGVRRSVGQQSIILNRILRELRERRPKDMEHDVRELIGHTPFQVFSGAILGIGIAVVWLWWSGKL
- a CDS encoding phosphoribosyl transferase; its protein translation is MHTPNRSPLFENRYDAGVKLAAKLAEYKTQQVIVLAIPNGGVPVAIPVALALNADLDIVVARKLPIPLLPEGGFGAVADDGTTIFNQDVLKAINLDEHQINYQVNKVRSDIRQRSLIYRNNRTLSVVKGKTAIIVDDGLASGYTMLAAVESVKRRQPARIIIAVPAASEAAVAQVAKAANRVFTVETSHAQKFYIADYYRYWNSLSDEEGVRCFRDWQARRNQNGTKPPPPPPTPSAKYKRGTF